The nucleotide window AAAGAGTATTGCCGATGCCAGTTGGGGGCTGCTCCTCGGTTGGGTTCGCTCCTATGGCGGGCTGCATGGCATCCCCATTGTGGCTGTCTCCCCACGCTTCACCACGCAAGATTGCAGCGGCTGTGGCTTTCGCGTGAAGAAGACGCTTTCGATGCGTACCCACGTGTGCCCTGCCTGTGGCTTGGTGCTGGATAGGGACCATAATGCGGCCCTCAATATCTTAGAACTGGCCTTGAACCGTACCGCCGGGCAGGCGGGAACGGGTTCCGCTTCGGCGGAACGCAACGCTTCTGGACAGCAGACCTCCAGCAGAGTCAAGCGATTGGCTTCTGTTGCGTCCGCTGGATGAAGGAAGAATCCCCTGCCGAAAGGCTGCGGGAGTGTCAATGCGCTGTTCTTCCACGCTGCGAGACATTCTTTCTCTATGCAGCAACGACCCTGGTTGCTGTTGTGCTGAAGAGCGCGTAACATGTGAGCGTAGACCCTTTTAGGAGGGCGTGGTGAGAGTGAGGGGCGGGGAAAACGGAGCAAACAAGAACGAACCGAAACCTCATGAGGGAGCTTCTTGGTGCGACGGCGGAATGTTGAGCAGGCTGAACGTGCAGGCGAGAGACGCGAAGGAGACGCAGGAGAGAACGCAAGAAACGTCAAAAATCGGTCAGTTTCAGCGTCTTCTACCATAGATGCGCAGTCCTTTCGCACACTCTATCAGGAGAACCTGGGAGTGGTCTATCGGTTTGTCTATAGCAAAGTAGGCAACCGGGAAGAGGCGGAGGATTTGACCTCGCAGGTCTTCTTAAAAGCGGTTCGCGGGCTGGACCGTGAGCGCGGCAGCCAGAGTATTCAGAGCTGGCTCTATCAGGTGGCGCGCACCACGATAGCCGATTACTGGCGAGCGTTTTATAAAGTGCGGGCCACTTCCTTAGAGTCAATGTTGGAACAGGGCTGGGAAGAACCAGTAGAAGAGCGGGTGGAACTGGCATCCTATCGGCCAGAAGAGCGGGTGCGCCATCTGCTGGAGTTGCTCCCCCCCCATTACCGGGAGGTACTGACCTGCCGTTTCTTGTTGAACTTATCTATTAAGGAGACAGCAGAGCGGATGGGGCTGAGCGAGGCCAATGTGAAGGTGTTGCAGTTTCGTGCGCTCAAAAAAGCGGCAGAGGTTGGGTAGGTGTATGGGGACAGACGATCACTGGGGCGATATAGACATGAGCGAGATGGGCAAAGAAAATGAGGCTGAACGGCTGGAAGAATACCTGGAGTTTGAGCGCCACCTGGAGCGCCTGCAACAGGAAAAGCGTCCGCGCCGCCCACGCCGAATGACGCCGGGCCAGGCAAAAGCCTATCAAATGGCTGCGTTGTTTCGGGCTGCTATGCCAGGCGCGGCTGAGCCTGATCCTGCTTTTGCCGCCAGACTGGAAGCGCAGTTGGAAGGGAAGCTGAGAGGGCGAAGCCGCTGGTTCCGCTCGTTACTTCCCGCGCCCCGTTCCAGCGGTGTATCGCGGCGCTCGCTGCTGGCTGGAGGGCTTTCGGCGGCAGCGGGGTTGGCAGCCGGGGCTGTGCTGGGCGGAGTGATGGAGCAGAAACTTACCAGCAACCAGCAGGCGGCGCCCTGGGATATACCGCTCACTGGTCTTGGCAAGGATTGGCTGATGGTTGGCAATGTCGCTGAGATCGCCCCCGGCCAGATGGTTCAGTTTCGCACAGAGACACTGGTTGGCTATGTCTTCCATAATGACGAGGTTCCCGATGTCGAAGACGGTCAGCCAGAACCAGAGTGGATCGCTATGTCGGCGGCCTGCACGCATATGGGCTGCATCGTTGGGTGGAATAGCCAGGACCGCCAACTCCACTGCCCCTGTCACGCGGGAACCTTTACTCGCTATGGCGCTCCGGCTAATGGGAGCCAGAGGTATCTGCGCTCACTGCCACGCCTGCAAATACAGGTGCGGGACGGGCAGGTCTGGGTACAGACTCCAGCGGCGCTCTCAGAGACGCCCCCGGAGCCATCCCCAGACTATTACCAGTAATATATCTCGACAGTAATATATCATCCGTGATATAGCAGCGGCGCGCTCTCTGGACAATGATATGTGAAGTACCCCGAAGCTTGCGCAGGAGGCTTCTACAGGCCCGTGAGCCTGTGGGCCACTTCCTGGCCCCGACACAAAATGTTGATGGCAGCGTTGTGGTCTCTGTCCAGTTCGCACCCGCACGCACAGGAGTGCCAACGCTCAGACAGGTCTTTCTTCACGATCTGACCACAACTGCTGCAAAGCTGGCTGGTATACTTGGGGTCCACCAACACCACGCGCCGCCCGGCTCTTTCAGCCTTGTACGTGCAGAACTGTTGGAACTGGCCCCAGCCAGCATCGAAAATGGATTGATTTAGCCCCGCCTTCGCTGCTGCCCCATTAGGCAAATACTGCCCCTCCTGCTCCGGGTCCGGCTTGGGTTCAGGCGTGGCGGTCATGTTCAGGATCGACAGGTCTTCCATCGCCAGTAGGCCATACTCATTTACCAGACGGCGGGAAAGCTGATGCTGGAAATTGGCCCGCTGGTTGCGCACCTTGCGATGGGCACGGGCTAAGGCGATAGCCGCTCTCTTCCGACGCCGACTGCCCTTTTTGTGCCGGTCCTTGATCTGGCTGAGGAGCTTGATCCGCTTCAAGCCTTTGCGGTAGTGGCGCGGGCTCTCAATTGTCTCCCCAGTGGAGAGGGTGGCAAAGTGCATGACGCCCAAGTCAATGCCTACCGCTTGCTCGGATGTCGGCAAGGGCGTGGGCGTTTCGGCTTCACAGGAGAAGGTCACGTACCACTGGTCGATGTCATGGCGAATTGTCACCGTTTTGATCGTGCCTTGTATCTCCCGATGCAGGCGTAGCTTCACATCCCCGACTCCTGCCAGTTTCAGGCGGTCCCCTTGCAGCTTCCACCCGGCCACGTCAGGATAGGTGAACGAATGGTAGCGACCACTCCTCTTGAAACGCGGGTAGCCTGGCGTCTCCCCGTTCCTGATACGCCGGAAGAAGGCGGCAAAGGCTTTATCCAGGCGGCGCAAGACATCCTGCAACACATGCGAGGGCAGGTCTTGATAGGCGGGATACGTTTGCTTCAGGTCTGGCAGTTCGTTGATCTGGGCAAAACAGGAGAGCGCGGCGCGGCGCATCTGGTAGAAGGCGCGGCGTTGTTCTAGTCCCGCGTTGTAGAGATCACGACACCGCCGGAGGTAAAACAGCAACGTCTGCTCTTGCTGTTTGTTCGGATACAGCCGATACTTGAAGGCAGTCCGTATGGCCATCCTGCTACTCGCTTCGTTTCTGTTTGCGCTTCAGATACTCACGCACGGCCTGAACGATCTCCCCATTCAGTGAGCGATCTTCCTGTTTTGCCAGAGGCCGTAACGCCTCAATGAGTGCTGCCGGAAAACGCACCGTAATTTTGATCTCTCGTTGTTTCTCCATGCCGTCATTATATAACGAGAAGAACGGCATGTCAAGGGCAGCGAGGGCCGCCTTACCCACGCCTAAAGACGAGGGTATGCGGCGGCCCACTCATCAAAAGCGAGCAGCG belongs to Ktedonobacterales bacterium and includes:
- a CDS encoding transposase is translated as MAIRTAFKYRLYPNKQQEQTLLFYLRRCRDLYNAGLEQRRAFYQMRRAALSCFAQINELPDLKQTYPAYQDLPSHVLQDVLRRLDKAFAAFFRRIRNGETPGYPRFKRSGRYHSFTYPDVAGWKLQGDRLKLAGVGDVKLRLHREIQGTIKTVTIRHDIDQWYVTFSCEAETPTPLPTSEQAVGIDLGVMHFATLSTGETIESPRHYRKGLKRIKLLSQIKDRHKKGSRRRKRAAIALARAHRKVRNQRANFQHQLSRRLVNEYGLLAMEDLSILNMTATPEPKPDPEQEGQYLPNGAAAKAGLNQSIFDAGWGQFQQFCTYKAERAGRRVVLVDPKYTSQLCSSCGQIVKKDLSERWHSCACGCELDRDHNAAINILCRGQEVAHRLTGL
- a CDS encoding Rieske (2Fe-2S) protein translates to MGTDDHWGDIDMSEMGKENEAERLEEYLEFERHLERLQQEKRPRRPRRMTPGQAKAYQMAALFRAAMPGAAEPDPAFAARLEAQLEGKLRGRSRWFRSLLPAPRSSGVSRRSLLAGGLSAAAGLAAGAVLGGVMEQKLTSNQQAAPWDIPLTGLGKDWLMVGNVAEIAPGQMVQFRTETLVGYVFHNDEVPDVEDGQPEPEWIAMSAACTHMGCIVGWNSQDRQLHCPCHAGTFTRYGAPANGSQRYLRSLPRLQIQVRDGQVWVQTPAALSETPPEPSPDYYQ
- a CDS encoding sigma-70 family RNA polymerase sigma factor, with protein sequence MRRRNVEQAERAGERREGDAGENARNVKNRSVSASSTIDAQSFRTLYQENLGVVYRFVYSKVGNREEAEDLTSQVFLKAVRGLDRERGSQSIQSWLYQVARTTIADYWRAFYKVRATSLESMLEQGWEEPVEERVELASYRPEERVRHLLELLPPHYREVLTCRFLLNLSIKETAERMGLSEANVKVLQFRALKKAAEVG
- a CDS encoding YlcI/YnfO family protein, coding for MEKQREIKITVRFPAALIEALRPLAKQEDRSLNGEIVQAVREYLKRKQKRSE